Part of the Bacillus sp. N1-1 genome, GATAAAAACCTAATAGAATCGGCATTTGTACTAAGATTGGTAAACAACCTGCGAGCGGGTTAACCCCATTCTGTTGGAATAGCTGCATCGTTTCTTGCTGAAGCTGCTGCTGCGTTTTCTGGTCTTTACTGCTATATTTCTCTTTTAGCTTCTGCATTTCTGGCTGCAGTTCCTGCATCGCTTTTGAACTTCTCGTTTGTTTGATCATTAATGGAAGCAAGAGAAGTCGAATTAAGATCGTTACAATAATAATTGAGAGACCATAATTTCCTTCACCTGTTAAATCGGCGAAATACGTTAAGGTCATGGATAGTGGATAAACGATATATTCCGTCCAAAATCCTGTGCTTTCTGCGTTAACTGGCTCGTTAATGTTACAGCCTGAAAGGACCGCAACGAGACCAATTAATAGAAATGCGAGGGTTAGTTTTTTCCTCACGCTTCATCCTCCTTGCAATCATATCTCGACAAAATTTATGTAGTTAAAGCATACCGCTATTTCTTCTTATCTGGAACAGGGTCAAAACCGCCAGGATGAAA contains:
- the spoIIIJ gene encoding YidC family membrane integrase SpoIIIJ — protein: MRKKLTLAFLLIGLVAVLSGCNINEPVNAESTGFWTEYIVYPLSMTLTYFADLTGEGNYGLSIIIVTILIRLLLLPLMIKQTRSSKAMQELQPEMQKLKEKYSSKDQKTQQQLQQETMQLFQQNGVNPLAGCLPILVQMPILLGFYHAIMRTQAIETHTFLWFSLGEPDIILALTAGITTFIQQKIMMGSGGTVQPQMKMLLYVMPIMIIVFAINFPAALALYWVVGNIFMIAQTYFITKPTIKTADTNTGGAKK